One part of the Stigmatopora argus isolate UIUO_Sarg chromosome 8, RoL_Sarg_1.0, whole genome shotgun sequence genome encodes these proteins:
- the LOC144078743 gene encoding GTPase IMAP family member 8-like isoform X3 produces the protein MSGTTDSSPLPEIRLVIIGAERDGKSSVANTILTKERFECGRTRTAQSEARHENVEGRKLVVVDVPGWKNSPSLREIPEWDKYDFKMNPSKCPPGPHAFLLVIAIDSRFSPEKKDTLQEYMKLLGDRVWQHTIVLFTFGDYLGPKTIEQYIESQGEALKWVIEKCHNRYHVINNKDRSNITQVMTLIDKIDEMVRANDESIYRLDNHIFLAIKKKQEEIAKRAVERHRQALERREQIKAKISENQPINTLQMVLLGSRFVGKTSVGKTILGIKDNENEEPTTFSNILHGTADNTEIAIVDTPGWRKSSPASNTPQKIKDEVLHSLFICQTEPHVFLLVIDADASFNHSHLGAAITHVELLGGSVWKHTMVVFTRGDWLGSRSIEEYIEGEGWVLDDLVERCGNRYHVMDNMNTDDSSQVVELLEKIKLTLAGNNFQPFTPNMKMLRSQKGHQVQKGSAKKLNEVRILILGEKMSGKTTAANCILQRKVFPTQLYGGCLACQAQVAGRRVTVVDTPGWQGAAECTWEKDNKIVNGLTLSTPGFHAILFVISLDMKFNEVNKEMLVDHVELFGDNVWDHTMVLFSNVDTLVDRSLEEFIEREPEALTSLIDMCGNRYHCLDIKDNVSQHPQLFEKIEAMSAKNQGRLFHPNINYIHQRVEEKFQKRKIQETMQHRIEQGFRSRELELHRMFKKKLVDLQHDIKEIVPLSLGSKGKGKKKCILTDIEEQITQINTFIMNSLKQEHSSMDYMPFLSGSTQSMDKILHSLSMNPTSSNLASDNISQHPQLFEKIEAMSAKNQGPLFHPDINDIHQGVAEKFQKRTIQETMQHIIRSRELELHRMYKQKFVDLQQNGKEIVPSLGPKGEGKKKCILTDIEEQISQIDAIILQSSKQERSSMDISPNLSGSTQSMDKILHWLSMNPTSSNSASNLYQSQSSGFSSQINFGE, from the exons ATGTCGGGCACGACAG ATTCTTCACCATTGCCTGAAATACGACTGGTGATCATTGGTGCTGAAAGGGATGGAAAAAGCTCCGTTGCCAACACCATTCTGACCAAAGAGCGATTTGAGTGTGGCAGGACTCGAACAGCTCAAAGCGAAGCTCGACATGAGAATGTGGAGGGACGGAAGCTGGTGGTTGTTGACGTACCAGGATGGAagaactctccctctctcaggGAAATCCCAGAATGGGACAAGTATGATTTTAAGATGAATCCCTCCAAGTGTCCGCCCGGTCCGCATGCTTTCCTTCTTGTCATAGCCATCGATTCCAGGTTTTCGCCGGAGAAAAAGGATACCCTGCAAGAATATATGAAGTTGCTAGGGGATCGAGTTTGGCAACACACCATTGTGCTCTTCACCTTTGGGGACTATCTGGGCCCAAAGACCATTGAGCAATACATTGAGAGTCAAGGTGAAGCACTCAAATGGGTAATAGAAAAGTGTCACAACAGGTACCACGTGATCAATAACAAAGATAGGAGCAACATAACGCAGGTCATGACGCTGATCGACAAGATTGATGAGATGGTGAGGGCCAATGATGAGTCCATCTACAGGCTGGACAACCATATCTTCTTAGCAATTAAGAAGAAGCAAGAAGAAATAGCAAAGAGGGCTGTTGAAAGACACAGGCAAGCCTTGGAAAGAAGAGAGCAAATCAAAGCCAAAATTTCAG AAAACCAACCCATCAATACACTTCAGATGGTTCTCCTTGGCAGCCGATTTGTTGGAAAAACCTCCGTAGGCAAAACCATTCTAGGTATCAAAGACAATGAAAACGAAGAACCGACAACATTCTCCAACATCCTCCATGGCACGGCGGACAATACAGAGATTGCAATAGTGGACACACCAGGCTGGAGGAAAAGCTCCCCTGCATCAAACACGCCACAAAAGATTAAAGACGAGGTTTTGCACAGCTTATTTATATGCCAGACGGAGCCCCACGTCTTCTTACTGGTGATTGACGCAGATGCCTCGTTCAACCACAGTCATCTGGGTGCAGCCATCACTCACGTGGAGTTGCTAGGGGGCAGCGTATGGAAACACACGATGGTGGTGTTCACCCGAGGAGACTGGCTGGGGTCACGCAGTATTGAAGAATACATTGAAGGCGAGGGGTGGGTGCTGGATGATCTGGTGGAGCGATGCGGTAACAGGTATCACGTCATGGACAACATGAACACAGATGATAGCAGTCAGGTTGTAGAGCTATTGGAGAAAATCAAGCTAACTCTGGCAGGGAACAATTTCCAACCGTTTACACCCAATATGAAGATGCTGAGAAGCCAAAAGGGTCACCAAGTGCAGAAAG GTTCTGCCAAAAAGTTGAACGAGGTTCGAATTTTGATACTCGGCGAAAAAATGTCGGGAAAGACAACCGCAGCAAATTGCATCCTTCAGCGCAAAGTGTTCCCCACTCAACTGTATGGTGGTTGTTTGGCTTGTCAGGCACAGGTTGCGGGCAGGAGGGTCACAGTGGTCGACACCCCGGGCTGGCAAGGAGCTGCCGAATGCACCTGGGAAAAGGACAATAAAATCGTCAACGGTTTGACACTGAGCACTCCGGGGTTCCACGCTATTCTGTTCGTGATTTCCTTGGACATGAAATTTAACGAGGTCAATAAGGAAATGCTGGTAGACCACGTGGAGCTCTTTGGAGACAATGTATGGGATCACACAATGGTCCTGTTCAGCAACGTGGACACCTTGGTCGACAGATCCCTCGAAGAATTCATCGAGAGGGAACCCGAAGCACTTACTTCGTTGATTGACATGTGCGGAAACAGATACCACTGCCTGGACATCAAAGACAATGTAAGCCAGCACCCGCAGTTATTTGAGAAAATAGAGGCGATGTCAGCAAAAAACCAGGGTCGCCTCTTCCACCCCAACATCAATTACATCCACCAGAGGGTTGAAGAAAAATTCCAGAAGAGGAAAATCCAAGAAACGATGCAACATAGAATTGAGCAGGGGTTCAGGAGCCGAGAGCTGGAGCTGCATAGGATGTTCAAGAAGAAGCTCGTCGACCTGCAACACGACATCAAGGAGATTGTTCCACTGTCATTGG GTTCAAAGGGAAAAGGCAAGAAGAAATGTATCCTGACTGATATTGAAGAGCAGATTACTCAGATCAACACCTTTATTATGAATTCATTGAAGCAAGAGCATAGCAGCATGGATTACATGCCCTTCT tGAGTGGATCAACCCAATCCATGGATAAAATTCTGCACTCGCTATCGATGAATCCAACAAGCTCAAACTTGGCCTCTGACAATATAAGCCAGCACCCGCAGTTATTTGAGAAAATAGAGGCGATGTCAGCAAAAAACCAGGGTCCCCTCTTCCACCCCGACATCAATGACATCCACCAGGGGGTCGCGGAAAAATTCCAGAAGAGGACAATCCAAGAAACAATGCAACATATAATCAGGAGCCGAGAGCTGGAGCTGCATAGAATGTACAAGCAGAAGTTCGTCGACCTGCAACAGAACGGCAAGGAGATTGTTCCGTCATTGG GTCCAAAGGGAGAAGGCAAGAAGAAATGTATCCTGACTGATATTGAAGAGCAGATTAGTCAGATCGACGCCATAATTTTGCAATCATCGAAGCAAGAGCGGAGCAGCATGGATATCTCGCCCAACT TGAGTGGATCCACCCAATCCATGGATAAAATTCTGCACTGGCTATCGATGAATCCAACAAGCTCAAACTCGGCCTCTAACCTATATCAGTCACAGTCATCGGGCTTCAGCTCTCAGATTAACTTTGGCGAATGA
- the LOC144079058 gene encoding GTPase IMAP family member 8-like, which yields MSDTEDSSPLPEIRVVIIGARGDGKSSVANTILTKERFKCGRTRTAQSEARHEIVEGRKLVVVDVPGWKNSPSLREIPERDKDQFKMNPSKCPPGPHAFLLVIGIDSRFSPKKKNTLQEYMKLLGDRVWQHTIVLFTFGDYLGPRTIEQYIESEGKALTWVIEKCHNRYHVINNKDRSNIEQVTTLIDKIDEMVRANDDPVYRPDKHIFSAIKKKQEEIAKRAVERHRKALERREQIKAEISENQPINTLQMVLLGSRFVGKTSVGKTILGIKDYENEEPTTFSYILHGTADNTEISIVDTPGWRKGSPASDTPQMIKDEVLHSLFKCKTEPQVFLLVIDADASFNRSHLDAAISHVELLGGSVWKHTMVVFTRGDWLGSRSIEEYIEAEGWPLQSLVERCGNRYHVMDNMNADDSSQVVELLEKIKLTLAGNNFQPFTPNMKMLEELLEREKKVKKDALLRSQKGHQVQKGSAKKLNEVRILILGEKMSGKTTAANCILQRKVFPAQPNDGCLAWEAEVTGRRVTVVDTPGWQGVAECTWEKDNKIVKGLTLSLPGFHAILLVISLDMKFNEVNKEMLVDHVKLFGDNVWDHTMVLFSNVDTLVDRSLEEFIEREPKALHSLIDMCGNRYHGLDVTDKHNASQHPQLFEKIEAMSAKNQGRLFHPDINDIHQRVAEKFQKRMHYIIGSQKLELHRMFKQNFVDLQQDIKEIVPLSLGPKGEGKKKCILTDIEAQITQIDAIILQSSKQERSSMGFLPPILSGSTQSMDKILHWLSTNPTSSNSASNLYQSQSSGFSSQINFGE from the exons ATGTCGGACACGGAAG ATTCTTCACCGTTGCCTGAAATACGAGTGGTGATCATTGGTGCTCGAGGGGATGGAAAAAGCTCAGTGGCCAACACCATTCTGACCAAAGAGCGATTCAAGTGCGGCAGGACTCGAACAGCTCAAAGCGAAGCTCGACATGAGATCGTGGAGGGACGGAAGCTGGTGGTTGTTGATGTACCAGGATGGAAGAACTCTCCCTCTCTAAGGGAAATCCCAGAAAGGGACAAGGATCAATTTAAGATGAATCCCTCCAAGTGTCCGCCCGGTCCGCATGCTTTCCTTCTTGTCATAGGCATCGATTCAAGGTTTTCGCCCAAGAAAAAGAATACCCTGCAAGAATATATGAAGTTGCTAGGGGATCGGGTTTGGCAACACACCATTGTGCTCTTCACCTTTGGGGACTATCTGGGCCCAAGGACCATTGAGCAATACATTGAGAGTGAAGGTAAAGCCCTCACATGGGTAATAGAAAAGTGTCACAACAGGTACCACGTGATCAACAACAAAGATAGGAGCAACATAGAGCAGGTCACGACGCTGATAGACAAGATTGATGAGATGGTGAGGGCCAATGATGATCCCGTCTACAGGCCGGACAAACATATCTTCTCAGCCATTAAGAAGAAGCAAGAAGAAATAGCAAAGAGGGCTGTTGAAAGACACAGGAAAGCCTTGGAAAGAAGAGAGCAAATCAAAGCAGAAATTTCAG AAAACCAACCCATCAATACACTTCAGATGGTTCTCCTTGGCAGCCGATTTGTTGGAAAAACCTCCGTAGGCAAAACCATTCTAGGTATCAAAGACTATGAAAACGAAGAACCGACAACATTCTCCTACATCCTCCATGGCACGGCGGACAATACAGAGATTTCAATAGTGGACACACCAGGCTGGAGGAAAGGCTCCCCTGCATCCGACACGCCACAAATGATTAAAGACGAGGTCTTGCACAGCTTATTTAAGTGCAAGACGGAGCCCCAAGTCTTCTTACTGGTGATTGACGCAGATGCCTCGTTCAACCGCAGTCATCTGGATGCAGCCATCAGTCACGTGGAGTTGCTAGGGGGCAGCGTATGGAAACACACGATGGTGGTGTTCACCCGAGGAGACTGGCTGGGGTCACGCAGTATTGAAGAATACATTGAAGCCGAGGGGTGGCCACTGCAATCTCTGGTGGAGCGATGCGGTAACAGGTATCATGTCATGGACAACATGAACGCAGATGATAGCAGTCAGGTTGTAGAGCTACTGGAGAAAATCAAGTTAACTCTGGCGGGGAACAATTTCCAACCGTTTACACCCAATATGAAGATGCTAGAGGAGCTGTTAgagcgagaaaaaaaagtgaaaaaagatGCTTTGCTGAGAAGCCAAAAGGGTCACCAAGTGCAGAAAG GTTCTGCCAAAAAGTTGAACGAGGTTCGAATTTTGATACTCGGCGAAAAAATGTCGGGAAAGACAACCGCAGCAAATTGCATCCTTCAGCGCAAAGTGTTCCCCGCTCAACCGAATGACGGGTGTTTGGCTTGGGAGGCCGAGGTTACGGGCAGGAGGGTCACAGTGGTCGACACCCCGGGCTGGCAAGGAGTGGCCGAATGCACCTGGGAAAAGGACAATAAAATCGTCAAAGGTCTGACTCTGAGCCTTCCGGGGTTCCACGCTATTCTGTTGGTGATTTCCTTGGACATGAAATTTAACGAGGTCAATAAGGAAATGCTGGTAGACCACGTGAAGCTCTTTGGAGACAATGTATGGGATCACACAATGGTCCTGTTCAGCAACGTGGACACCTTGGTCGACAGATCCCTCGAAGAATTCATCGAGAGGGAACCCAAAGCGCTTCATTCGTTGATTGACATGTGCGGAAACAGATACCACGGCCTGGACGTCACGGACAAACACAATGCAAGCCAGCACCCTCAGTTATTTGAGAAAATAGAGGCGATGTCAGCAAAAAACCAGGGTCGCCTCTTCCACCCCGACATCAATGACATCCACCAGAGGGTTGCAGAAAAATTCCAGAAGAGGATGCATTATATAATCGGGAGCCAAAAGCTGGAGCTGCATAGAATGTTCAAGCAGAACTTCGTCGACCTGCAACAGGACATCAAGGAGATTGTTCCACTGTCATTGG GTCCAAAGGGAGAAGGCAAGAAGAAATGTATCCTGACTGATATTGAAGCGCAGATTACTCAGATCGACGCCATAATTTTGCAATCATCGAAGCAAGAGCGGAGCAGCATGGGTTTCTTGCCCCCCATCT tGAGTGGATCCACCCAATCCATGGATAAAATTCTGCACTGGCTATCGACGAATCCAACAAGCTCAAACTCAGCCTCTAACCTATATCAGTCACAGTCATCGGGCTTCAGCTCTCAGATTAACTTTGGCGAATGA